CTCGGCTCGACGACGCAGTTGACCGGCAGCTCGAAGGCGCGCGCGAACTCGAAGTCACGCGTGTCGTGCGCCGGGACCGCCATGATCGCACCGGTGCCGTAGCCCATCAGCACGTAGTCGGCGATGAAGACCGGGATCCGCTCGCCGTTGACCGGGTTGGTCGCGTACGCGCCGATGAAGACGCCGGTCTTGTCCTTGGCCTCGGCCTGCCGCTCCACGTCGGACTTGGACGCGGCCTGCGCGCGGTAGGCGGCGACGGCCTCCCCGGGGGTCGCGTGGCCGCCGGTCCACACCTCGTGGGTGCCCTCCGGCCAGGCGGCCGGGGTGAACTTCTCGACCAGCGGGTGTTCGGGCGCCAGCACCATGTAGGTCGCGCCGAACAGGGTGTCCGGGCGGGTGGTGAAGACGGTGATGCGCTCGCCGTCGATCGGGAAGTCGACGCGGGCGCCCTCGGAGCGGCCGATCCAGTTGCGCTGCTGCAGCTTGATGGCCTCGGGCCAGTCCAGCTCCTGCAGGTCCTCCAGCAGCCGGTCGGCGTAGGCCGTGATGCGCATGTTCCACTGACGCAGCTTGGCCTTGAAGACCGGGAAGTTGCCGCGCTCGGAGCGGCCGTCGGCGGTGACCTCCTCGTTGGCCAGCACGGTGCCCAGCCCGGGGCACCAGTTGACCGGCGCGTCGGAGGCGTAGGCCAGCCGGAACTCGCCCAGGACGTCGGCCTTCTCGGCCTCGCTCAGCTCGCTCCACGCGCGCGTGTGGCCCGGTACGGGCCGCTCACCCGACTCGAACCGGTCGACCAGCTCGGAGATCGGGCGGGCCTTCCCGGCCTCGTGGTCGTACCAGGAGTTGAAGATCTGCAGGAAGATCCACTGGGTCCACTTGTAGTACTCGGGGTCGATCGTGGCGAACGACCGGCGCTTGTCGTGGCCCAGGCCCAGCCGGCGCAGCTGGGACTTCATGTTCTCCATGTTGGCTTCGGTGGACACGCGCGGGTGCGTGCCGGTCTGCACGGCGTACTGCTCGGCGGGCAGGCCGAAGGCGTCGAAGCCGAGGGTGTGCAGGACGTTGTGGCCGGTCATCCGCTGGAAGCGCGCGTACACGTCCGTGGCGATGTAGCCCAGCGGGTGTCCGACGTGCAGGCCCGCACCCGAGGGGTACGGGAACATGTCCATGACGAACTTCTTGGGCTTGGCGACGGTCCCCTGGCCCCCCGCCAGGTCGCCCTTCGGGTTGGGCGCGCCGTAGGTGCCGTCGGCGTCCCAGAAGTCCTGCCAGCGTGCCTCGATCTCGGCAGCCATGGCGGCCGTGTAGCGGTGCGGCGCTGCCACCTCGGAGGCGGCAGCGGGGTTCGTCTCGCTCATGATCCTCAAAGCTCCATCGATCGTCTCTGCTAGCGGCTGTGTGGTTCGAGAAACGAAAAATCCCCTCGCACAGGAGGGGACGCCGCGCCGATTCCGGCCACTCGACTCGTCCGGTGGCCGGGACTGATCAGCGCGGCCCGCTAAGCAGAAGGCGTACGGCACGCATGGCGTTAGGGTACCGCAGGCCCCCAGCGCGCCGCGACGTGCTTCCGACCGGCCGTCTCGGCGCCCAAAGCACTGGACCAAAGTCAAAAGTTACTTCGCGTAACAGCCACTATGGGGCATCACAGCAATCCCATTGTCCTTTCATAACAACGCAATAACTCAAACGTCGTACCCATGGGTATGGCCCGGCTTAGAGTGCGGCAGCGGGACCGCTTTCCCGAACCGCTCGGAGTTGCCCCCATGAACCCTCATCGCAGTAACAGCTCGCTACACCCGGTCACCGGGATGTGGGGAGGCCGGCCGTGAACCCCCACGACTCCACGGCAGACGACTCCTTCGCCGAGTTCCTCAACTTCGGCGCGGGCGTGCTGTCACTGGTGTGCCTGACCTGCTCGGTGATCTGGGGCCTGGTCGCCCAGGACCGGATCCTCCTCGACGCCCGCAGGCGCATCCTGGCGCAGGCCGTGCACCGGACCACGGCCGTCGCCTCGATCGCCTTCCTGCTGGTGCACATCGGAGTGAAGCTGGCGCTGTCCCACACCTCGTGGATCGCCGCGGTGATCCCCTTCGGGCTGCTGCTCACCGACGAAGAACTGGTGGCGGGCAGGTCCTTCCTGATCGGTCTGGGCACCCTGGCGGGCATGCTCATGATCTTCGTAGGCATCACGGGCATCCTGCGCAACCGCTTCGCGTCCCCGGCGCCCGTCGCGGCCCGCTGGCGGGCCATGCACATGCTGGCCTACCCGGCATGGTGCGCCGCCCTGGTCCACGGCCTCTACGCGGGGCGCCAAGCCAAGCCGATCTTCGTCATCCTGTACTGCCTGTCCCTGGTCGGCGTGGCCGCAGCCCTCGCCCTGCGCGCCGCTCCGCGCCCGGTCAAGCGCCAGGTCGCCGACAAGTTCGCCCAGCTCATCGGGCCCGGGCAGGGCCAGGGCCGCAGGGACCTGGAAGAGAGCCGGGCTCGGGCGGGCACCGGCTCCGCACTGCCCGGCTACGAGGGCCGCGGCATGCCCGCGGGGGCCACGGCCTCCCCGTCGGGGCCGCGGTACGAGAAGGCGGAGCGCCCCGCCCCCCAGGAGTCCACGAGCGGATTCGCCGCGGCCTACCGGGCCGTCTCGAGCCCGCCGCTGGGCCAGCAGGCGTTCGCGCCGGGACCGACCGACCGCATGGAACTGCCGCTGGACATGCAGCCCACCCAGACCATCCCACCCGTGG
This region of Streptomyces caelestis genomic DNA includes:
- a CDS encoding ferric reductase-like transmembrane domain-containing protein, which gives rise to MNPHDSTADDSFAEFLNFGAGVLSLVCLTCSVIWGLVAQDRILLDARRRILAQAVHRTTAVASIAFLLVHIGVKLALSHTSWIAAVIPFGLLLTDEELVAGRSFLIGLGTLAGMLMIFVGITGILRNRFASPAPVAARWRAMHMLAYPAWCAALVHGLYAGRQAKPIFVILYCLSLVGVAAALALRAAPRPVKRQVADKFAQLIGPGQGQGRRDLEESRARAGTGSALPGYEGRGMPAGATASPSGPRYEKAERPAPQESTSGFAAAYRAVSSPPLGQQAFAPGPTDRMELPLDMQPTQTIPPVDGPSSTSGNWPIPSPPPVGEAPPSAYDPLQDTGFNIPPYDPLQDTGQSIPAYGNPGAAGYGSSDVYDTGETNAVYDTYYPNDTYNSGPATETLPGASYDFDAPGSGEPWNTPSGGFK